The Mercenaria mercenaria strain notata chromosome 1, MADL_Memer_1, whole genome shotgun sequence nucleotide sequence tcaaaccccttgcgggaacgtagacgttttgcgcgtcaaaatcaagaagagaaagaatatagtggtAAGAAATTTAGAATGAAGAagctaaaaataaatttggtgatataaaaaagattaaaacttgagtttgcaggataactagggcgagacaaactgcagcactgaactgctctagggtagggaggtgggcgacactgaagtgggggggggggggggggggggggaggggttggTTTCAATGGTACACTGTGCTCGGAAAATAAGAAAGcatgtaatagtcagtggttgcagttattaacctataacttagggaatggccatagcgaaAATAgcgggtcattggggtcaggtaatcaACGATttggatagcaaccagatcatgatgaatcttatagaagagtgataacctaggatctatacgccttaaatccagtcgacgaaggtttagggagtgtagcatatctgttacactggaagtacagccgtagtcggtcttgatccaacgggcggctctcctttggacgctttcaatttggacaatttGAGTTTGGGTTtgggggcgaccatacctcggcggcatattcgagctggggtcggactagagtctggtaagcgatggtcttaatgggttgggatttgaccttaatgtttttTTCGTAGAAACCCTAGGGTTTGGAtagctttcttggttgacctgtttatgtgattgtcccatgatagatcatttgagatatccacgccaaggtatttagctgagctgaccgattcaagttggactccatgtaggtagtactgggtagggataggatgtttccttctagtggcgtggataacttgacacttggaggggttgaactccatagtACTGGTTCCCAATGTGCCCATTCAAAAACTTATTTCAGTATTGGGCAGGCACCTCTCTTTCTCCAAGTAGCGTTTTAGCTTCTCACATAAAAAAAGACTTAACATGCCGAGGGGAAATTCCACACGGAGTTGTGATGCAGTTTAtataattctttatttaaattgtaatgaaatatatatagacacaTTATAGCCTAGCATAATTTCTACGATGTTCAGGCGACCTCCGACTTGAACTTCATTCCAGGCGTGAAGAAGTTATATTTCCCATCGTATTGCACGGTGTGGCACCATCTCAGCTGTTAGATTATGTTCTTTTCAGTGAAGTGGGGAGGGGAGAGGAGGCCGGGTGCGAGTCCCCTGCCTTGTAATAGAAAGAATtctttgtaagaatgtaattttgtaagtggagaaattggaaaaatatgaaattttatcattgaGAAGGGAAATATACGGGGGAGACAAGGGTTTGTAAGAGATGAAATGGAGGTAGTCCCCGGTGTTTTAACAGTCAAAATTGTTTTGTAAGTCTTAGAATGTAATCGATCGATCACTGCCCACGGGCTTTTACAACTcgccaaatatttcatgattttaatgTCCATTGTAAGTAATTCTTAAAATATGCGGGCTTCTGGCGAACTGGACAGAAAATGAAACATATCTGTTTCATTGTGAAACGACCAGAGGCTGATGCTAACTACAGTTGGGGACGGAAAAGAGCGTTAtgagcaaaaacaaaacaaaaaaaaaacaaagaaagaaagaaagaaaaatggacATGCTCACTTACTGTAACAATGTTCCTGCAGATGAACCCTAATGTTTTCTTGTCGGTTGTGCTTACTTTATTGgtgcgtgtgtgtgtctgtgtgttttTTAGGTAGTTCTTCCAAAATGTCCACCCCTAGATATTTTGCATTTGACACTGGTGTTAAGGTTTCTCTACGAAATGTATATTTAGAAATCATGTGCGGCTTCTTGAAATATGTAAAACCTGAAACTCATTTTTTTATGCCCCGCGCATATAGCGAACAGGCGGACTTAAACCAGATGCATTAAGTCAAGAAGTATAACCGACTACAGATCGCGAATTCAAATCATTGCAATATAGTCCATTTCACGGCAAGCGTCTATGTATTGGAAAAGCCTTGATCGGATAGACGCATATTAAGCAAGATTCTCGAGACGCAACGTGATTTTGAAAAATGGGGGCTCTTCAATTATTTATCGATTTTTGCAACAAAGCTTCCCGATGAAAAGGGGTTCACTTCAATGGTTTATTGATTCATCTTTCAATTGGACCAGAAATTAATGTGGTGTGCCTGatattgaaaactgaataaaatttgaataacgtgaatgTTATGCAAAAAATTAGAACCCGTGTCACCGCTAAGAATCTGAAGTGATGACGTTTAAACAATTACATGCTaacttcaatttttattttaatcatatttgattgctcattgtttcatacataaaataatacaaacatattgTCTAATCTCTATCAAATCGTGAAATAAACATCACCCGAAAACTATTCAATTTACTGTAGCAGCTGTAAAATGACATAGGACGGAGATAAAATAAAAACTGACAGAAACATTTTCTGCTGATCCACATAGTTCAATTCTAAGACAGCTTGCTTAACAGTGCAAGTTAAGCATCTCAGCAGTGACGGGGCAAGCCATTCGGTACAGAgtaatttaaaatgtaatttaatttaaaatttgatatgttTTGATTTATGATATAATATTCTAAAACGGTACTTTAGAGAGTAAAGTCACCTGAACTTATCGATTCGAGCTCGGTTGAATGCAGCTGCTGACGAGACAACCCAAGATAACAACAGCAGTCTGGACATTTTTACCTAGGGGAATCTCAAACTCCAacatcaatgagcgaagcggcaagggagatgaCTGCGTTGGAGTTTGGGGGAATCTTAGAGGTCAGCTTGGAATGCGGATGTAAAACAAAATTCTGTTTAATCACATTACTCTTCTTCAACAGTCATTTACAGTGGTTTTAGTTCAGAATTGTTTATAAGCCATAATTCAATAGTAAGACAGAAATTAGAATATGGATCAAGTATTTGGGACCCTTACCATCAGAAAGATATCGAGAGACGAGAAAATAATCAGAGGCAAGCTGCAAGATTCGTTACTACTAAAGATTGTAAGACCCCGGGCACAGTCACAAATATCCTTACTGATCTCAAATGGCATACTTTACAAGATAGAAGAAAATATAATAGATTAGCATCTTTCACAAAGTGGTTTATAATCATGTTGATATCAATCTAAGTCAGCATCTTACCCCACACACCAAACAAACTAGGCATTACCATCACCTAGCATATCACATACCACCTACCACAGTAgattattacaatttttttttcacggACAGTTGTGCAATGTAACTCACTTTCAAGGTATGTAGTTAACATTGAATCAATCTCCGCTGGCTGCATAGATGTTCCAACCATAAATGTATTATACttgcttttatcctgtttttaaccCTATCAACACCTTCCTTTCTGCACGTCATAGtatgtatgtacatttttatccagATAGACACGTAAGGTTATCTTTAGGTATTTTGCACAATTTATTTTATCACCAACTGCCAGTGAGTACTAGGTGGATTGAGTAGCTTGGAAAAGCTGATGGTTCTTTCACTTTTTACCCCCTTccctcccctcccccaccccagtTTCATCACTAAACGTTTGCCATTAttataaaagaagaagaagaaagaaagaaagaaaagtgaCTTCCGTGGGACATACAATGAATGCTGACACGACAGCTAGTGGAATGACAACATGTCGAAGTCTATAATAAAATCTTGACAAGTTAATAATAATTCATCACTAATATAGAGAATATGAgcagatttcttaatattttatcattatatacGCTAACAGGCACACACGTATAGAAATTCTTTGCttaccaaattttaaattttcaacgtgaaattgaaattttgagatattttagtGTTGTCTAGCGCACTGctcatattttcaaacaaaaatatggtTGAGTTTTCAACAAAAGTAACAGAagctatataaaatttatatgctGAAATTTCATAGAGTGGATCTACGGTTCAGTGGTAAGATCTTGAGTTCGACTGACCCTTGCAACCCCAGCTTAAACGTCTACAAATCATTTGTGTACGAGTGCTTTAAACATTTCACGTAGAATAATCGGAGGTGTCTCACGCGTGCTTCTTTTGTGGCGGATTCCTCAAAACTAGTACATGTAATATATCAGGGTTGATAAACTTAGATATTATTAGATTACATTGAGTATATAGAGGCTACTTGTGTATAATGATACAACTAGTGAACGCCTGACATATAGCCTTCATTCTGCACTTTGGTcaatgtaaacaagtaaacattGATAAAGATTATACATCGCTATCAAagtgtacatgtacataaattcaTATTACCACAGTAAGTTTTGAACTACAATCCGCATTTTAcagacagaatttttttttcaaggtaggtaaaatgtattattttttttgtgtgtgtgtgttacaaaatacaaaaaaatcattgtaTGCAAATCACGTGTGCATATGGCATACTTCGTTGGAATTCAGTAAAAAAATTGGTAATAATGTTCCGTGCAATTAGGCTAATAGCTGTATATGtaagaagagaaaaaaataatcaaaaatatattgttaaccTGACCGTTTATACCTTTCAAATGTCGTCGGCTCTTTGCTTAATATAAGCTGTCATATTGATTTTATAACATGCTGCTATTGCACTATTGATCGACTTTGGCTGCAGCAGATTAATGACATAACTAGTGTACAATGTAATGATAATTGTTTTACAGGAAGATTTGAAGTCAATAAGACTAGCTATGGAGATACCTGAACAGTTTTCAATCAATTTATCACGAGAGCAGAAGATGCATCTGGTTCCATTTTTTGCAACATGGTTGATCTACTTTGTTCTGTACATGCCATTCTGGGGATACCCCCCGGAGACGCTTGGATCCGTATTTTTCAAAGTTCTTCCGATCATTAGTTTGTGTTACTATGTGATTTCCACATCAAATGGCTTCAAAGGATTTCCAAAGAAAGACGAACTGATTCCTGACGACGACCGCGCCAGACACTTTTTATTTGCTCTTTTATTTTCGGCTGTGGGAGACGCTTGTTTAGTTTGGCGGGAACTTCTATTTGTGCCTGGACTACTGTCGTTTGCAATTGCACAGACTTTGTACTGTAAAGGACTAAATGGCGCTTCAGAAAAGAGTAGGACTAAGGATTTATTTTTCCTGCTTGGATTagacatatttttgataattcaaaGTGGTATAAGTTCTTATGTACTGTCGGCTTTAGTCGGCATGTACATCGCACTAATCTTTGCCGTTGCATGGCGCGCAACAGCACGGTACGAGCTGGAGGGAAGTAAAGCAGCGTTTGCTGGTTGCGCAGGAGCATTGATTTTTATCTTTTCGGACTTTATAATAGCTGTGGATAAATGGTGTTTCCACGTTCCATTCGCACCATCTATGATAATGAGTTCTTACTATATAGCTCAGCTTTTCCTTAGTCTAAGCACGAGTAAAGACCTTCATTAGGACCTCAATTAGATTTACAATTACAAGAATCACTGTGCATGTTGTAAGACACTGGATATgtgaatttattatttaaatgaatgtgCAATAAATcatcttgtttcatttttttgatAGTCAAGCAACAGTATGTGGATGAAACAGCTTCTGTGCAGGCTTGTGTTCATAAATCATGGACATTGCACGAGCTGTGTGTGCAAAACCTACCATACAACTTTCTTAGTTTGCTGGAGTTATTTGGAGACTATGCAGATGGAAAGTATACAGGCATGATTAGGATTTGCCAAGTTTCACGCTGTCAGCTTTTTGTTCATAATTATATATCCGGTCTTAATATGCTAACATATGCATTGCCAAAATCTAAACATATGTAAAACCACAAATAATGATTAAATACGCACAAACACAAATAATGGTTACACATCATTTCTGTATATATATCGCGTGAATGGTGTAGGAGATTAAGTGGTAAATCATTTTACTGTAGTTCTATTCTTAccgttttgattattttttaatctcatgacattaaatttctttttgtaagtaGATCTATTATGACTTTCCATTGCTTAATCTTCAAAACATAGATctaatatcttttatatataaaaagacCCAAACTGgctgaacaaaataataataaaaaaaaacagtcatgGGATATAAACTAATGCAATGGATTAAAGTACGTGTACCTGCATGAAATAGGAGCAGTTATCAAATCAAACCTCAAGCCAGGGGTACGCACGTGCAGATACGCACGTTTACGTACCGAATAGTGGTATACACGCtgttattatattatacatttattaagACGAGATATGTGAATGAAATGTGCCTGTAAGATCGATAAGTAGTCCCAGCAGAGAGCTCCAATGAATCATATACAGAATAGAACGTGTTTGTTGGAATAAGCCTGACTATTTTTCTGTTACGAATTTTTCGTCGATAATACTTTGTTATATCGATCGGCCTCGGCCTCATGTTCAAACGGGAAAATCATTATATGCAAACCATGCGCGACCTATGTTAAGACGGTTTGCTATAAATATGTAACACTTAATCTTAAGTAGTTTTATGCGGAGGTGTAATATCCTACACAGATAAATTCATTGATCAGTACATATTTCTTAAGAGCTATAACACAACATTGAGGATTTGTCAACGGTTTGCGTACAGGAAGGGTGAGTTCAATATTTCCTTTCTTTCATTATAATTCTTTGTTAACACGCTTTTTCGTCTTGACCTTgttctaaatataaatattcgATTAGTTTATGGTATCAAGAAGTATCTAATTTCTGCCTATTGTCTGAATTATGGTGCATACTAAAATATCACTGAATTAAAGCGCTGCATGTTGACTCACATTGTCAATATATTTAAACTTCAACCATAATTTAAATCTTTACCCAGGGTCACTTGTTAGTACTGTCACGTAAATAAACCATGATTTAATATCCTTAAACTGTTTCAGCGGTTATGTTCCTTCCAGTCTCCGGTTCATCAGTTGAAAGGTTAGGTGTTGGTTTCACATaaagtttttgtttcatataaatttgtcTTATTTTCTAGAAATTACTTCACGTAGTTTTGCTGTTTTTTGTTAGTTTTAAGACAGCCATTACGAATGGTATCAGTGAGCACTTGAGTCTGTGGGAGACTTTCGAACATTTGAGATATGAACCCCATCTCTAGACGGATCTAACATTCACTAAGCATACACCCTGTTCAGACTacagtttaaatttattttaaaacggattttttttcaaatccagtTTGCGTTCGCACACAATGTGTattaaaatgtgtattatttgaaGGTCAagtggattaaaaaaaaataatgtaacattatTACTACTTCCAGAGGTAGTTTTAATGTTacaatttcattataaaatattctatttaaaatgaaataacctTCGCGCTTTTTTGTTGGATAGCGCtaggtagagcgcagatctacatcacggggtcgtgagttcgatcgtcgggcgaggcatatgttcaataaaagacattgtgtctgaaatcattcatcctccacctctgattcatgtaaggaagttggcaattactggTGGGGAAGGTTCgcactggttcagaatccagggttaactgcccgccgttacataactgaaataaaaaaaaaacggcgttaaaccctaaacaaacaaacgtATCTATTTAAAATAATCATAATGATACTGTTAGATTGTTCATAAAAATAAGGTATCTACAAATGTATCTATTAAAATAATCATGGTGATATAGGTTGACCGGGGATATGTATAATAAGGTATCTCTTTTCTTGATTTGTAAAAGCATTTGCAAGTGTTTTAGCACACGGGACAGCGAATATGTAACCGCTCATATCGTTTATCGTATGATTACTTACTGAATCaataataaaagtgttttcaatGTTTCAGGATTTCTTCTCAATAAAGTCAGGCAAAATGGAGGCAATAAAAATGGGACTGTCGATCTTCAGTCGACAACAGAAGATTCGTCTGCTTCCTTTCGTGGTATCTTCCGTATTCTTTCTGATACAACCGTACCAACCAGGATCTACTTTTCTTGGGACGATTTTTAAGGTTCTTCCAATCATCTCTCTAATTGGCTACGTCATCTTCACCAGATCTCAGTTTCCAACCAGAACGAAAACTCTAAATTTAGGGACGGTGATACCGGAAGATCGCTACAGCTACTGTGTCCTGCTTGGACTGGCTCTTGCGGTAATTGGCGACATTTTTGTAGCTTTGCCGTATACAATGTTTCTCGGCGGACTTGTTTTCATGGTGGTTTATACATGCTACATAGCTGCCATAGAAGTCGATGGGCGTCACAGGGGTGGACGAAGTAGCAGCACGTGGCTTTTTGGCCTCATGTACATAAACACATTTCTGAGTGTCCAAGCAAGCTCTGAATCATATTTCTTCAAAGCGTTCCTGCTAC carries:
- the LOC123546308 gene encoding lysoplasmalogenase-like produces the protein MEAIKMGLSIFSRQQKIRLLPFVVSSVFFLIQPYQPGSTFLGTIFKVLPIISLIGYVIFTRSQFPTRTKTLNLGTVIPEDRYSYCVLLGLALAVIGDIFVALPYTMFLGGLVFMVVYTCYIAAIEVDGRHRGGRSSSTWLFGLMYINTFLSVQASSESYFFKAFLLLYFIPLFLAGWKAASALEENPGDKAILLGCIGASLFIISDCLVILEHNDYPVPFAEFIYMLTYYGAQFGWAASTSNYN
- the LOC123547497 gene encoding lysoplasmalogenase-like protein TMEM86A; this translates as MEIPEQFSINLSREQKMHLVPFFATWLIYFVLYMPFWGYPPETLGSVFFKVLPIISLCYYVISTSNGFKGFPKKDELIPDDDRARHFLFALLFSAVGDACLVWRELLFVPGLLSFAIAQTLYCKGLNGASEKSRTKDLFFLLGLDIFLIIQSGISSYVLSALVGMYIALIFAVAWRATARYELEGSKAAFAGCAGALIFIFSDFIIAVDKWCFHVPFAPSMIMSSYYIAQLFLSLSTSKDLH